One window from the genome of Elaeis guineensis isolate ETL-2024a chromosome 5, EG11, whole genome shotgun sequence encodes:
- the LOC105036517 gene encoding L-type lectin-domain containing receptor kinase IV.2, whose amino-acid sequence FGGFGQVYKGVLPTSATEVAVKKISHESRQGMREFVAEIVSMGRLRHRNLVQLLGYCRREGELLLVYEYMPNGSLDKFLFHGEQPALTWSQRFQIIKDVSSGLHYLHEGWEQVVIHRDIKASNVLLDREFNGKLGDFGLARLYSRGANPQTTHIVGTLGYLAPEISMTGKATTSSDVYAFGAFLLEVACGRRPIESDPSIEVPGLVEWVLGCWKMGTTLEARDPKLGNDYVVKEMELILKLGLLCSHPVLRLDQA is encoded by the coding sequence TTTGGTGGTTTTGGTCAGGTTTACAAAGGTGTGCTGCCCACTTCGGCAACCGAAGTTGCGGTGAAGAAGATATCTCATGAATCAAGGCAAGGGATGAGGGAATTTGTCGCAGAGATTGTAAGCATGGGCCGGCTGAGGCACCGCAACTTGGTGCAGCTCCTTGGTTATTGTCGGCGTGAAGGGGAACTCCTATTGGTATATGAATACATGCCCAATGGCAGTCTCGATAAGTTCCTCTTCCATGGAGAGCAGCCAGCATTGACCTGGAGTCAGAGGTTTCAAATTATCAAAGATGTGTCCTCCGGGCTCCACTATCTGCATGAAGGGTGGGAGCAGGTGGTGATCCACAGAGACATCAAGGCCAGTAATGTCCTACTTGATAGAGAATTTAATGGGAAGTTGGGAGACTTCGGACTAGCAAGATTATACAGTCGTGGGGCTAATCCTCAGACCACCCATATTGTCGGGACACTCGGTTATCTTGCCCCAGAGATCAGTATGACTGGAAAGGCGACAACAAGCTCTGATGTGTATGCCTTCGGTGCTTTCCTATTGGAGGTTGCTTGTGGGAGGAGGCCTATAGAGTCCGATCCATCGATCGAGGTGCCAGGCCTGGTGGAGTGGGTCCTAGGATGCTGGAAGATGGGGACGACTCTGGAGGCCAGGGATCCAAAATTGGGAAATGATTATGTGGTGAAGGAGATGGAGTTGATACTGAAGCTTGGCTTGCTCTGCTCACACCCCGTCCTACGGCTAGACCAAGCATGA
- the LOC105036456 gene encoding L-type lectin-domain containing receptor kinase SIT2, translating into MVSKILLVILLLKLVASSDNEIIFNGFTGANLSLNGLAQITSGGLLMLTNNTKEGQGHAFHPALLHFKNSSNGKPLSFNATFVFAIRPEYPDVSGHGLAFAVSPSKELPGAMPSQHLGLFNTTDIGKPIDHIFAIELDIVKSVDFNDINDNHVGIDINSLISMNSSPVAYFDGKSGRFKSLKLISGDPMQVWIEYNGMDMQLDVTISPINVPKPDISLVSSKVNLSSILFDDMYAGFSASTGSATACHYILGWSFSLNGTAQPLDLSKLPSLPYQENSKKISHLLTIALPLVAVVLLLLSIAVIFFVRRKRENYGELIEDWELEFGPHRFLYKDLFKATKGFREENLLGFGGFGHVYKGVLPTSATEVAVKKISHESRQGMREFVAEIVSMGQLRHRNLVQLLGYCRREGELLLVYEYMPNGSLDKFLFHGEQPALTWSQRFQIIKDVCSGLHYLHEGWEQVVIHRDIKASNVLLDREFNGKLGDFGLARLYSRGTNPQTTHIVGTLGYLAPEISKTGKATTSSDVYAFGAFLLEVACGRRPIESHPSVEVPGLVDWVLGCWKMGTILETRDPKLGSDYVVKEMELVLKLGLLCSHPDPMARPSMRQVVQSLEGDAPLPAMSTDALFTSTSTQRYDECFDDFLMSGPSISDSTNITYPPPFVSGGR; encoded by the coding sequence ATGGTATCCAAGATCCTCCTTGTGATCCTTCTACTGAAATTAGTAGcctcctccgacaatgagatCATCTTCAATGGATTCACCGGTGCAAACTTGAGCCTGAACGGCTTAGCACAGATCACCTCCGGTGGGCTTTTGATGTTGACCAACAACACAAAGGAAGGACAGGGTCATGCCTTCCACCCTGCTCTGCTTCATTTTAAGAACTCTTCCAATGGTAAGCCTCTTTCCTTCAATGCTACGTTTGTCTTTGCAATCAGACCGGAGTACCCAGATGTCAGCGGCCATGGCCTGGCTTTCGCTGTCTCCCCCTCGAAGGAGCTCCCTGGAGCTATGCCCAGCCAACATCTCGGTCTCTTCAACACAACAGATATTGGAAAACCTATCGATCATATATTTGCCATCGAACTCGACATAGTGAAGAGCGTGGACTTCAACGACATCAACGATAACCATGTTGGCATCGATATTAATAGCTTGATATCTATGAATTCATCTCCTGTagcatattttgatggtaagagcgGTCGATTCAAGAGTCTGAAGCTGATCAGTGGAGACCCGATGCAAGTTTGGATCGAGTACAACGGCATGGATATGCAACTGGATGTTACCATATCTCCAATCAACGTACCTAAACCTGATATTTCTCTTGTGTCTTCGAAGGTCAATCTCTCATCAATATTGTTTGATGACATGTACGCAGGCTTTTCTGCATCAACAGGGTCAGCCACAGCGTGTCATTATATTCTGGGGTGGAGCTTTAGCCTGAATGGAACTGCTCAGCCACTTGATCTCTCGAAGCTTCCATCACTTCCTTACCAAGAAAACAGCAAGAAGATATCTCATCTTCTAACTATTGCATTGCCCTTAGTTGCAGTAGTCCTCTTGCTCCTCTCCATAGCTGTGATTTTCTTTGTtcggaggaagagagagaactaCGGAGAGCTAATTGAAGACTGGGAACTCGAATTCGGACCCCATAGGTTTCTATACAAGGATCTCTTCAAGGCAACTAAAGGCTTCAGGGAAGAGAACCTCCTCGGATTTGGTGGTTTTGGTCACGTTTACAAAGGTGTGCTGCCCACTTCGGCGACCGAAGTTGCAGTGAAGAAGATCTCTCATGAATCAAGGCAAGGGATGAGGGAATTTGTCGCAGAGATTGTAAGCATGGGCCAGCTGAGGCACCGCAACTTGGTGCAGCTCCTTGGTTATTGTCGGCGGGAAGGGGAACTCCTATTGGTATATGAATACATGCCCAATGGCAGTCTTGATAAGTTCCTCTTCCATGGAGAACAGCCAGCATTGACCTGGAGTCAGAGGTTTCAAATTATCAAAGATGTATGTTCCGGGCTCCACTACCTGCATGAAGGGTGGGAGCAGGTGGTGATCCACAGGGACATCAAGGCCAGTAATGTGCTACTTGATAGAGAATTTAATGGAAAGTTAGGAGACTTCGGACTAGCTAGGTTATACAGCCGTGGGACTAATCCTCAGACCACCCATATCGTTGGGACACTCGGTTATCTTGCCCCAGAGATCAGTAAGACTGGTAAGGCGACAACAAGCTCTGATGTGTATGCCTTCGGTGCTTTCCTTTTGGAGGTTGCTTGCGGGAGGAGGCCGATAGAGTCTCAtccttcagtggaggtgccaggCCTGGTGGACTGGGTTCTAGGATGCTGGAAGATGGGGACGATTCTGGAGACCAGGGATCCAAAATTGGGAAGTGATTATGTCGTGAAGGAGATGGAGTTGGTACTGAAGCTTGGCTTGCTCTGCTCACACCCCGATCCTATGGCTAGACCAAGCATGAGACAAGTTGTGCAGTCCCTGGAAGGTGATGCTCCCCTGCCTGCTATGTCGACAGATGCTCTGTTCACTAGCACTTCAACACAAAGATATGATGAATGCTTTGACGATTTTCTCATGTCAGGTCCATCTATATCTGATAGCACAAACATAACATATCCACCACCATTTGTCAGTGGTGGTCGTTAA
- the LOC105036455 gene encoding uncharacterized protein, which yields MASASEIILPIGTQKHDPAWKHCLMIRSGGRTKLKCMYCMKLFLGGGIHRIKEHLARHKVNASCCPKVPPEVQVAMQQSLDGAAVRKKKKLKLAEEVKKVNSGNNHAEGGQVDAALQMIPVPEILGDIAPIQVEVREEGMPKERGRKKRARYTSPPPPAPLPPLVTALEVGVPIKSGSGATMDKDQVYMAIGRFLYEAGVPLDAVNSVYFQPMLDAIASAGPGLEMFSYHDFRGWILKRSIEEVNNKLLRLKGMWGRTGCSILADEWTTETGKTLINFLVYCPEGTMFLKSVDASHIVTSADTLYELLKHVVEEVGAANVVQVITNNAESHAIAGKRLTETFPTLFWTPCASQCIDAMLEDIGKLEAISGVIENAKTITGFIYNHAIVLNLMRKYTNGKDLIIPGDTRAAMNFITLKSMTSLKEELTAMVGSEEWMECPYSKKPGGIAMTNLIGSLEFWSSCAAIVRITEPIVRVLKLVDSNKRPAMGYIYVAMHQVKQAIKKELVKKRDYMTYWDIIDWRWDRQLPRPLHAAGFFLNPQFFYSIQGEVSNEVSSGMLDCIERLVPETKVQDKIQKELSLYKSAAGDLGRKMAVRARQTLLPAEWWSTYGGGCPNLMRLAVRILSQTCSARGCERIHIPFEQIHNQRMNYLEHQRLCDLIFVRYNLRLQQRQLLKSKPFDPISIDNIDIVDDWIVEKSELLSGADEDPNWMVLNPPLASGVLSENSDDVEVEAFIAGLDDEVIRGAGQDAEDDDDIKEEDESRDGASFICN from the exons ATGGCATCTGCCTCGGAAATTATACTCCCAATTGGCACCCAAAAGCATGATCCGGCCTGGAAGCACTGCTTGATGATCCGGTCCGGTGGCCGGACGAAGCTGAAATGCATGTACTGCATGAAACTGTTTCTCGGCGGTGGGATCCACCGAATCAAAGAACATCTTGCCCGGCACAAGGTCAATGCTTCGTGCTGCCCGAAAGTCCCGCCGGAGGTCCAGGTCGCCATGCAGCAGAGCTTGGATGGCGCGGCggtgagaaagaagaagaagcttAAGCTTGCTGAGGAGGTGAAGAAGGTTAACTCGGGTAACAATCACGCGGAAGGGGGCCAAGTGGATGCCGCGCTGCAAATGATCCCGGTACCTGAAATTCTCGGTGATATTGCTCCCATTCAGGTGGAGGTGAGAGAGGAGGGTATGcccaaagagagagggaggaagaagagagccAGATATACTTCTCCTCCCCCTCCTGCCCCTCTCCCACCTCTTGTCACTGCATTGGAGGTCGGCGTGCCCATCAAGTCCGGTTCGGGAGCGACTATGGATAAGGATCAGGTTTATATGGCAATTGGGCGGTTTCTCTACGAGGCTGGGGTGCCTTTGGATGCAGTGAATTCAGTGTATTTCCAACCGATGTTAGATGCGATTGCATCAGCTGGGCCGGGGCTTGAAATGTTCTCCTATCATGATTTTCGTGGTTGGATTCTAAAGAGATCGATTGAAGAAGTGAATAACAAGTTGCTGCGTTTAAAGGGGATGTGGGGTCGGACTGGTTGTTCTATATTGGCCGATGAATGGACCACTGAGACCGGTAAAAccctgatcaattttttggtgTATTGTCCTGAAGGAACAATGTTTCTGAAGTCGGTTGATGCATCACATATTGTTACCTCTGCTGATACGCTCTATGAGTTGCTTAAGCATGTGGTGGAAGAAGTTGGTGCAGCAAATGTAGTACAAGTGATTACCAACAACGCTGAAAGCCATGCTATTGCAGGGAAAAGGTTGACCGAAACCTTTCCTACATTGTTTTGGACACCATGTGCTTCACAGTGCATAGATGCAATGCTCGAGGATATTGGGAAGTTGGAGGCAATAAGTGGGGTCATTGAGAATGCAAAGACCATTACAGGGTTTATCTACAATCATGCGATTGTTTTGAATCTGATGAGGAAGTATACAAATGGTAAAGATTTGATAATCCCTGGTGACACCCGTGCTGCTATGAATTTCATCACATTGAAGAGCATGACTAGTCTGAAAGAGGAGTTAACAGCAATGGTCGGTTCAGAGGAGTGGATGGAATGCCCATATTCAAAAAAGCCTGGAGGCATTGCTATGACTAATCTTATTGGTAGTTTAGAATTTTGGTCTTCTTGTGCTGCAATTGTTCGCATAACAGAGCCTATAGTGCGAGTTCTTAAGTTGGTCGATAGCAACAAGAGGCCTGCAATGGGCTATATTTATGTGGCCATGCATCAAGTTAAACAAgcaattaagaaggaattggtgaaGAAGAGAGACTACATGACTTACTGGGATATCATTGATTGGAGGTGGGATAGGCAACTGCCTCGCCCTCTTCATGCAGCAGGTTTCTTCCTCAACCCTCAGTTCTTCTACAGCATCCAGGGAGAAGTTTCCAATGAGGTATCATCAGGCATGCTCGATTGTATAGAAAGATTAGTGCCTGAGACAAAAGTCCAAGACAAAATCCAAAAGGAGCTCAGCTTGTATAAAAGTGCAGCAGGGGACTTGGGAAGGAAGATGGCTGTCAGAGCAAGACAAACTTTACTTCCTG CTGAGTGGTGGTCCACATATGGAGGAGGTTGCCCAAATCTGATGCGTTTGGCTGTACGCATTCTCAGTCAAACTTGCAGTGCAAGGGGATGTGAGCGGATTCACATTCCTTTTGAACAAATTCATAACCAACGAATGAACTATTTGGAGCATCAGCGACTCTGTGACCTCATTTTTGTCCGTTATAACTTGCGTTTGCAGCAAAG GCAACTTTTGAAGAGTAAACCATTTGATCCTATTTCTATTGACAACATTGACATTGTTGATGATTGGATTGTGGAGAAGAGTGAACTGCTTTCTGGGGCTGATGAAGATCCCAATTGGATGGTATTAAATCCACCATTAGCTAGTGGAGTGCTTTCAGAAAATTCTGATGATGTTGAAGTTGAAGCCTTTATTGCAG GACTTGATGATGAGGTGATCCGAGGTGCTGGTCAAGATGCAGAGGATGATGATGACATCAAAGAGGAAGATGAGAGCCGTGATGGTGCTTCTTTCATATGTAATTGA